The sequence CCGACTCCACGCCGCGGCGCGAGCTTCTGGAGACCGAAAGCAAGGCGCAGGCGCTTTTTGCGGCTCTGAGCCGGTTTGATGCCTGAATTGCTGGAGCGCTGACGCGGTCAAGGGGAGGAGAGTGGGGGATGGCTCGGGAGGCCGGCAACACCAGCCTGGGCGGAAACGGCACGAAGGGGGGTGAACACGAGCGCTCGCTTGTCGTCATCGACAATTACGACTCGTTCACCTACAACCTGGTGCAGTACCTGGGCGAACTGGGTGAGGATCCCGTCGTCTTTCGCAACGACCAGGTGAGCGTGGACGGCCTGCTGGCCGGCCGCCCGTTGGCCGTGCTGATCTCGCCGGGGCCGGGCCGGCCCGAGGATGCGGGCATCTCCGTCGAACTCATCCGCCGGGCCGTTGACATCCCGATCCTGGGGGTGTGCCTGGGCCACCAGGCCATCGGGGTGGCGTTCGGGGGGCGCGTCGAGCGTGCGCCGCGCCTCCTGCACGGCAAGAGCAGCCTCATCCATCACGACGGCGGCACCATCTTCCGTGCACTGCCCAACCCGCTGCGGGCAGGCAGGTACCACTCCCTTTGCATCGTCCGGGACAGCCTGCCGGACGTGCTGGAAATCTCCGCCGTGGACGAAGAAGGCTGCATCATGGCCGTCCGGCACCGCAGCCGGCCCGTGGAGGGGGTGCAGTTCCACCCGGAGTCCGTGCTCACGCCGCAAGGGCGGGGCCTGCTGGCCAACTTCCTCGAAATGGCCAGAAGGCTGGCGGCCCAGGGATCGAGTGGGGGCCTGGAAGCGCGTCAGGCCGTCGTGCAGTCAAGCTGAGACGAGGGGAGCGAGGTTCGAGAAGTGTCTGACATCAAAGAGGCCATTGCGCTCGTCACCGGGGGGCAGTCCCTTTCCCAGGACCAGGCGGATGCCGCCATGAGCGCCATCATGGCCGGCGAAGCCACACCGGCCCAGATCGCGGGTTTTGCCGTGGCGCTGCGCATGAGGGGGGAGACGCCCGAGGAGGTGGCCGGGCTGGCGCGGGCCATGCGCCGCCAGGCGGTGCGGGTCAGGGTGCCGGAGAACGTCCCGATCGTGGACACCTGCGGCACCGGGGGCGACCTTGCGAACTCCATCAACGTCTCCACGGCCGCCGCGTTCGTGGCGGCGGGGGCAGGCCTCAAGGTGGCCAAGCACGGCAACCGATCGG comes from Bacillota bacterium and encodes:
- a CDS encoding aminodeoxychorismate/anthranilate synthase component II, translated to MAREAGNTSLGGNGTKGGEHERSLVVIDNYDSFTYNLVQYLGELGEDPVVFRNDQVSVDGLLAGRPLAVLISPGPGRPEDAGISVELIRRAVDIPILGVCLGHQAIGVAFGGRVERAPRLLHGKSSLIHHDGGTIFRALPNPLRAGRYHSLCIVRDSLPDVLEISAVDEEGCIMAVRHRSRPVEGVQFHPESVLTPQGRGLLANFLEMARRLAAQGSSGGLEARQAVVQSS